The following proteins come from a genomic window of Tepidiforma thermophila:
- the pheA gene encoding prephenate dehydratase, whose amino-acid sequence MTRIAYLGPPGTFGELAAMQYDPTAELMPFPSHAAVAAAVESGMADLGVVAIENLINGSVQETLDILIHETDLQIQAELVVPVRHYLVAKPGTRPADVRVIYSHPQALGQCRRFLERCFPRAQAEAALSTTEAVELALRRDGDAAAIATERAAQLFSAEVLARDIQDSENNVTRFLVLGRGLPPPTGRDRTSIAFTFPEDRPGALASVLNAFAAANINCTKIESRPTKATFGEYVFLIDFEGHQKDPAVREVLDRIRPLCAEFKVFGSYPRAL is encoded by the coding sequence ATGACGCGTATCGCCTACCTGGGTCCGCCGGGCACGTTCGGCGAGCTGGCCGCGATGCAGTACGACCCGACGGCCGAGCTGATGCCCTTCCCTTCACACGCAGCAGTCGCCGCGGCCGTGGAGTCGGGAATGGCCGACCTCGGCGTCGTCGCCATCGAAAACCTGATTAACGGCTCCGTACAGGAGACGCTCGACATCCTCATTCACGAAACCGACCTCCAGATCCAGGCGGAACTGGTCGTCCCGGTGCGCCACTACCTGGTGGCCAAGCCAGGTACACGCCCTGCCGACGTCCGCGTCATATACTCCCACCCCCAGGCGCTGGGCCAGTGCCGACGATTTCTCGAGCGCTGCTTCCCACGCGCCCAGGCCGAAGCAGCGCTGTCCACTACGGAAGCTGTTGAACTCGCCCTCCGGCGCGATGGCGACGCGGCGGCAATCGCGACCGAGCGCGCTGCCCAGCTCTTCAGCGCTGAAGTGCTCGCCCGCGACATCCAGGACTCCGAAAACAATGTCACACGGTTCCTCGTCCTGGGCCGGGGCCTGCCCCCACCAACGGGCCGGGACCGCACGTCGATCGCCTTCACGTTCCCTGAGGACCGGCCCGGCGCGCTTGCGAGCGTCCTGAACGCGTTCGCCGCAGCGAACATCAACTGCACGAAGATCGAGAGCCGCCCGACAAAGGCCACTTTCGGCGAGTACGTGTTCCTGATCGACTTTGAAGGACACCAGAAGGACCCCGCGGTCCGCGAGGTGCTCGACCGCATCCGGCCGCTCTGTGCAGAGTTCAAGGTGTTCGGGAGCTACCCCCGGGCGCTGTAG
- a CDS encoding potassium channel family protein produces the protein MYIIIGGGGKVGFHLAQELIQQGHEVLVIERDPARVSNIREELAGNILLGDACEATTLDTAGIARADLVAAVTGDDEDNLVMCDIARYRGVKRTIARINNPRNELIFRKRGIETTISATQAVLAQIEQELPTQSMIPLLQLHSGLELIEVKLPETSPVVGRSVREILLPAESLISLVVDPGGVPRMPSGDTRLHAGDALVVVAPKDSLDMLREQLVGSTHGLDT, from the coding sequence GTGTACATCATCATCGGCGGCGGCGGCAAAGTCGGTTTTCACCTCGCGCAGGAGCTCATCCAGCAGGGGCACGAGGTCCTCGTGATCGAACGCGACCCGGCGCGGGTCTCCAATATCCGGGAGGAACTCGCCGGCAACATCCTCCTCGGCGACGCTTGCGAGGCCACCACGCTGGATACCGCCGGCATCGCCCGTGCAGACCTCGTTGCGGCGGTCACCGGCGACGACGAGGACAACCTGGTGATGTGCGATATCGCCCGCTACCGGGGCGTCAAGCGGACCATCGCCCGGATCAACAACCCCCGCAATGAGCTGATTTTTCGGAAGCGCGGCATCGAGACGACCATCTCGGCGACCCAGGCCGTGCTCGCTCAGATCGAGCAGGAACTCCCGACCCAGTCGATGATCCCGCTGCTGCAGCTGCACTCCGGGCTCGAGCTCATTGAGGTGAAGCTCCCCGAAACCTCGCCGGTGGTCGGCCGGTCGGTCCGCGAAATCCTGCTGCCGGCCGAGTCGCTCATTTCGCTGGTCGTGGACCCCGGCGGCGTGCCGCGGATGCCCAGCGGCGACACCCGCCTGCACGCCGGCGACGCGCTGGTGGTGGTAGCGCCCAAGGACAGCCTCGATATGCTCCGCGAGCAGCTCGTCGGTTCGACGCATGGCCTGGACACGTAG
- a CDS encoding potassium channel family protein, translating into MNVVIMGCGRLGARIASMLERQGHAVTIIDITETAFRRLPEGFGGRRIVGNGMDQKTLERAGIENADAFFAVTQGDNRNYFASQVAREIYGVRRVLCRVYDPVREGIFRDLGLETFSPTSYGAQIMVDMLLNEPTRR; encoded by the coding sequence ATGAACGTGGTCATCATGGGGTGCGGCCGACTCGGCGCACGCATCGCTTCGATGCTCGAGCGGCAGGGGCACGCCGTCACCATCATCGACATCACCGAGACCGCATTCCGCCGCCTGCCCGAAGGTTTCGGGGGCCGGCGTATCGTGGGGAACGGGATGGACCAGAAAACATTGGAACGCGCCGGTATTGAGAACGCAGACGCCTTTTTCGCAGTGACGCAGGGGGACAATCGAAACTATTTCGCCAGCCAGGTTGCCCGCGAGATTTACGGCGTCAGGCGGGTCCTCTGCAGGGTCTACGACCCGGTGCGCGAGGGGATCTTCCGCGACCTCGGGCTCGAAACCTTCAGCCCGACCAGCTACGGGGCGCAGATTATGGTCGATATGCTTCTCAACGAGCCAACCCGGAGGTAG
- a CDS encoding universal stress protein, whose amino-acid sequence MTPVDSWQRFLVPVSLDRVSLEAVHVAGAVAKPRRGTLHLLHVIEVGRSLPLNIELEHESRRAQQVIERARLAAADAGCSNVRTAVVQAREAGPAILEEARTHHIDVIVLGLPPFQGEDRPFAIGPTAEFLLRHAPCEVWLIRRPMRDISRGGHEGP is encoded by the coding sequence GTGACTCCGGTGGACAGCTGGCAGCGATTTCTCGTCCCTGTGAGCCTGGATCGTGTGAGCCTCGAAGCGGTCCACGTGGCCGGCGCCGTCGCGAAACCGCGGAGGGGAACGCTCCATCTTCTCCACGTGATCGAGGTTGGAAGGTCGCTGCCGCTCAATATCGAACTCGAGCACGAGAGCCGGCGGGCACAACAGGTGATCGAGCGGGCGCGCCTCGCTGCGGCCGATGCCGGCTGCAGCAACGTCCGCACGGCGGTCGTCCAGGCCCGGGAAGCGGGTCCGGCGATCCTCGAAGAAGCACGTACACACCACATCGACGTCATTGTTCTGGGGCTTCCGCCTTTCCAGGGCGAAGACCGGCCGTTCGCCATCGGGCCGACAGCGGAGTTCTTGCTCCGGCATGCGCCCTGCGAAGTCTGGCTCATCCGGCGGCCAATGCGAGACATCTCCCGAGGGGGTCACGAGGGACCATGA
- a CDS encoding acetyl-CoA carboxylase biotin carboxyl carrier protein subunit, giving the protein MPNELHSPMTGTIKEVLTRPGDHIEPGRELFVVESMKMELPIEAEVAGTVAEVLVSAGERVEQGQPLLRLA; this is encoded by the coding sequence GTGCCGAACGAGCTGCACTCACCGATGACCGGAACGATTAAGGAGGTGCTTACCCGCCCGGGCGACCACATTGAACCCGGACGGGAGCTATTCGTTGTCGAATCCATGAAGATGGAACTGCCGATCGAGGCCGAGGTGGCCGGCACCGTCGCCGAAGTGCTGGTCAGCGCAGGTGAGCGGGTCGAACAGGGGCAGCCGCTGCTCAGGCTTGCGTAG
- a CDS encoding SDR family NAD(P)-dependent oxidoreductase translates to MAFTVNPDKFRFPPEFSAGVKGKRVLISGAGKDGGLGQSFALAAGLNGAESVAVHFHSSYDDGLDLVEYLRSQGVNAFPLQADVTNMGDLWASRSYVIEKMGGIPNLVICNSGLTEKGYSFGRSLREIEGESMAMRRARVRQAFINNLTETRLVLDTKIDGFMAMTHLWSGEAVYANEPIEFVYISSRQAIDPGVSVPGYAIANWAVLQLPKVLQVNLGRSAELVSAFSVLYPFVRTGMTNEYAENPKVFGRWQPRMLETHEAAEGFMQLLSQPKEVTNQGMFEAIVEPLPEKGEKAVKFTWKQVRFDIKEELTPFSAERPLEFV, encoded by the coding sequence ATGGCATTCACCGTCAACCCAGACAAGTTTCGTTTTCCCCCTGAGTTCTCGGCCGGGGTGAAGGGCAAGCGCGTCCTCATCTCCGGCGCCGGTAAGGATGGCGGCCTGGGCCAGTCGTTCGCCCTGGCCGCCGGCCTGAACGGAGCCGAGAGCGTCGCCGTCCACTTCCACTCGTCCTATGACGACGGCCTCGACCTGGTTGAATACCTGCGCAGCCAGGGCGTCAATGCGTTCCCGCTGCAGGCCGACGTCACGAACATGGGGGACCTGTGGGCGAGTCGAAGTTATGTCATTGAGAAAATGGGCGGCATCCCCAATCTCGTCATCTGCAACTCGGGGCTCACCGAGAAGGGCTACTCGTTCGGCCGCTCGCTCCGTGAGATCGAGGGGGAATCGATGGCAATGCGGCGCGCCCGGGTTCGCCAGGCGTTCATCAACAACCTCACCGAGACCCGCCTCGTGCTCGACACGAAGATCGATGGCTTCATGGCGATGACCCACCTCTGGTCCGGGGAGGCCGTGTATGCCAACGAGCCGATCGAGTTCGTGTACATCTCCTCGCGACAGGCCATCGACCCGGGCGTCAGCGTCCCCGGCTACGCCATCGCCAACTGGGCCGTGCTCCAGCTCCCGAAGGTGCTGCAGGTGAACCTTGGCCGCAGCGCGGAGCTGGTCTCTGCATTCTCGGTCCTCTATCCCTTCGTGCGCACGGGGATGACGAACGAATACGCGGAGAATCCGAAGGTCTTCGGACGGTGGCAGCCCCGCATGCTCGAGACCCACGAAGCCGCCGAAGGCTTCATGCAGCTGCTTTCGCAGCCGAAGGAGGTCACCAACCAGGGCATGTTCGAGGCGATCGTCGAGCCGCTCCCGGAGAAGGGCGAGAAGGCCGTGAAGTTCACCTGGAAGCAGGTCCGCTTCGACATCAAGGAAGAGCTCACTCCTTTCAGTGCCGAACGACCCCTCGAGTTTGTCTAG
- a CDS encoding aspartate-semialdehyde dehydrogenase: MEAYNITVVGASGIVGQEFLKILDERQLPVGRLRLLATARSAGKVVQFRGREIVVEETTAESFGPEDHIVFLSASGAASKQYAPIAAANGSFVIDDSSAFRMDPNVPLVIPEINPEDLEWHRGIVSQPNCTTTPMVLALNPIHRVNPLKRVIVSTYQAVAGAGAAAIEGLRRETEAALAGRHEPSGTQKREIAFNAVPQIDLFADDGYTKEELKMANETRKILHAPEVRVSATCVRIPTFFGHAMSVWAEFERPISAAEARGLMAAAPGIELMDDPAAERYPTPMDVAGTDRVLVGRLRPDHSTPGGITFWTVTDSIRKGAATNVVQIIEEAARRGLIRPRAGVR; this comes from the coding sequence ATGGAGGCCTATAACATCACCGTCGTCGGCGCGAGCGGCATCGTTGGCCAAGAATTCCTCAAGATTCTCGACGAGCGGCAGTTGCCCGTCGGGCGACTCCGCCTGCTGGCCACGGCCCGCTCGGCCGGTAAGGTTGTCCAGTTCCGCGGGCGCGAGATCGTCGTCGAGGAGACGACCGCCGAAAGCTTCGGCCCTGAGGACCACATCGTCTTCCTCTCGGCATCCGGTGCAGCATCGAAACAGTACGCACCGATCGCCGCTGCCAACGGGAGCTTCGTGATCGATGACTCGAGCGCGTTCCGGATGGACCCAAACGTGCCGCTCGTGATCCCGGAGATCAACCCGGAGGACCTCGAGTGGCACCGCGGGATTGTCAGTCAGCCGAACTGCACCACCACCCCCATGGTCCTCGCGCTGAACCCTATCCACCGGGTTAATCCGCTGAAGCGCGTCATCGTCAGCACCTACCAGGCCGTCGCGGGCGCCGGTGCTGCTGCAATTGAGGGTCTCCGCAGGGAGACCGAAGCCGCCCTCGCGGGGCGGCACGAGCCGAGCGGCACGCAGAAGCGAGAAATCGCCTTCAACGCCGTCCCGCAGATCGACCTGTTCGCCGACGACGGCTACACGAAGGAAGAGCTGAAGATGGCGAACGAGACGCGCAAGATCCTCCATGCCCCGGAGGTGCGGGTGAGCGCCACGTGTGTGCGCATTCCGACGTTCTTCGGGCACGCGATGAGCGTCTGGGCCGAGTTCGAACGGCCGATTTCGGCGGCAGAGGCGCGGGGGCTGATGGCGGCTGCACCTGGTATCGAGCTGATGGATGACCCGGCCGCTGAGCGATACCCCACGCCGATGGATGTCGCCGGGACGGACCGGGTGCTGGTCGGGCGTCTCCGGCCTGATCACTCCACCCCGGGCGGGATCACGTTCTGGACCGTCACGGACAGCATCCGAAAAGGGGCGGCTACCAACGTGGTGCAGATTATCGAGGAGGCCGCACGGCGCGGGCTGATTCGACCTCGCGCCGGGGTTCGGTAA
- a CDS encoding enoyl-CoA hydratase-related protein has product MEFEDLLYRVDGPIAWITFNRPQYRNAQSWRLLDEYDRAMDLAVADPAVRVIITRGAGGNFSSGHDLGTPEQAADRAARGIADAGIEFYENFRHYNLDLLVKWRNAPKPTIAMVEGYCIFAGWMMAACVDLVFAARNALFLPAMLEYFSLPYDVGVRKAKELMFESRFLTAEEAMQLGFVNRVYDPDDLERETTGYALRVAENNPVVVRLSKAAANRAQDMMGYSAFLDAGLSDYLVMMANRGEARTRGGRRLGGVELALRGLRGERPGLTPRAGGEAAP; this is encoded by the coding sequence ATGGAGTTCGAGGACCTCCTCTACCGGGTGGATGGGCCGATCGCCTGGATCACCTTCAATCGCCCCCAGTACCGCAATGCCCAGTCCTGGCGCTTGCTCGACGAGTACGACCGCGCCATGGACCTCGCGGTGGCCGACCCCGCAGTTCGCGTCATCATCACGCGGGGCGCCGGCGGCAACTTCTCGAGCGGGCACGACCTCGGAACGCCCGAGCAGGCCGCTGATCGTGCCGCGCGCGGCATCGCGGACGCCGGTATCGAGTTTTATGAGAACTTCCGGCACTACAACCTCGACCTGCTTGTGAAGTGGCGGAATGCCCCGAAGCCCACGATCGCTATGGTCGAGGGCTACTGCATCTTCGCCGGCTGGATGATGGCGGCCTGCGTCGACCTTGTCTTCGCAGCGCGCAACGCCCTGTTCCTGCCGGCCATGCTCGAGTACTTTTCCCTTCCCTACGACGTTGGGGTCCGCAAAGCGAAGGAGCTGATGTTCGAGAGCCGGTTCCTGACGGCTGAGGAGGCGATGCAGCTCGGGTTCGTCAACCGCGTCTACGATCCGGATGACCTTGAACGCGAAACAACCGGGTATGCCCTGCGTGTTGCGGAGAACAACCCGGTGGTAGTTCGTCTCTCGAAGGCGGCCGCGAACCGGGCGCAGGACATGATGGGCTACTCCGCCTTCCTCGACGCCGGGCTCTCCGATTACCTCGTGATGATGGCAAACCGCGGCGAGGCGCGGACCCGCGGAGGCCGGCGGCTCGGCGGGGTCGAACTCGCCCTTCGAGGGCTGCGGGGCGAACGTCCGGGGCTCACGCCGCGTGCGGGCGGCGAAGCCGCGCCGTAA
- the murJ gene encoding murein biosynthesis integral membrane protein MurJ, whose protein sequence is MSEAPGATGSPRAALGGGLALAAAIVAFGFVGSRLLGVVRTIVIANAFGASPELDAYNVAFRIPDLIFQVLAGATLGSAFIPVFARKFEREGPPAAWLLASRVLNLVVLATAALCLAAFMLAPVLVPAIAPGLGDDLGRSEKLTGRAVELTRIMLASTLLFAASGMLTGMLNGRERFFLPALAPMLYNLGIIFGAVVLADRWGVNGLAFGVVLGAGMHLGVQVPGVIREGFRYRPTLGWADPAVREVGRLMAPRVVGLAAAQLNFVVTGFFASKVGASAISNMTYAWLLAGLPLALFGMALSTAVFPRLAGQVARDELDALNETVSRVLRLIMFLTVPAALGLALLREPAVVTLLERGAFTRSDSLMTAAALGWYCLGIVPQAGIEIHSRGFYALGDTRTPVALAVLAVAVNLALGALLWDPFGVRGLAFAVGAASWVEWLALYALFVRRTGWGPWPELAGIARIALAGALMGAALAVVSTVLRYDTWVNAAVSSVAGTVVGALAYAAAARTLGVPEFEEVVGRLTARLRRPHAA, encoded by the coding sequence ATGTCTGAAGCACCCGGAGCCACCGGGTCCCCGCGTGCGGCCCTCGGGGGCGGGCTCGCCCTCGCCGCGGCCATTGTGGCGTTCGGCTTCGTGGGGTCGCGGCTGCTGGGCGTCGTTCGGACCATCGTCATCGCCAACGCGTTCGGCGCCTCGCCGGAACTCGATGCCTACAACGTCGCGTTCCGCATTCCGGACCTCATCTTCCAGGTACTGGCCGGGGCGACACTCGGCAGCGCCTTCATCCCCGTGTTCGCCAGGAAGTTCGAGCGGGAAGGCCCGCCGGCAGCCTGGCTGCTGGCCAGCCGCGTGCTCAATCTCGTCGTGCTCGCAACGGCCGCACTGTGCCTGGCGGCGTTCATGCTCGCACCCGTCCTCGTGCCTGCCATCGCCCCGGGGCTGGGCGACGACCTCGGGCGGTCGGAGAAGCTCACCGGACGGGCGGTAGAGCTGACCCGCATCATGCTCGCATCGACCCTGCTCTTCGCTGCGAGCGGGATGCTGACGGGCATGCTGAACGGGCGCGAGCGGTTCTTCCTGCCTGCGCTCGCACCGATGCTGTACAACCTCGGCATCATCTTCGGCGCGGTCGTCCTCGCCGACCGCTGGGGCGTCAATGGCCTTGCATTCGGCGTTGTCCTCGGCGCGGGGATGCACCTCGGGGTGCAGGTCCCGGGGGTCATTCGCGAGGGATTCCGCTACCGGCCGACCCTGGGGTGGGCCGACCCGGCTGTCCGGGAAGTGGGCCGGCTCATGGCGCCAAGAGTGGTGGGGCTGGCCGCCGCCCAGCTCAACTTCGTGGTGACGGGGTTCTTCGCATCGAAAGTCGGCGCCTCCGCCATCTCCAACATGACCTACGCATGGCTTCTTGCAGGATTGCCGCTCGCGCTCTTCGGCATGGCGCTCTCGACGGCGGTGTTCCCGCGGCTTGCCGGCCAGGTAGCCCGTGACGAACTCGATGCGTTGAACGAAACGGTCTCGCGCGTGTTGCGCCTGATTATGTTCCTCACCGTCCCTGCTGCCCTCGGCCTGGCCTTGCTGCGCGAACCGGCAGTGGTCACCCTCCTTGAGCGAGGAGCTTTCACCCGCAGCGACTCGCTGATGACAGCCGCAGCGCTGGGCTGGTACTGCCTGGGTATCGTTCCCCAGGCCGGTATCGAGATTCACAGCCGCGGCTTCTACGCCCTCGGTGATACCCGGACGCCGGTCGCCCTCGCCGTGCTCGCGGTTGCCGTCAACCTTGCGCTCGGCGCGCTGCTGTGGGATCCGTTCGGCGTCCGCGGCCTTGCGTTCGCTGTTGGAGCGGCGTCGTGGGTCGAGTGGCTGGCGCTGTATGCGCTCTTTGTCCGCCGCACTGGTTGGGGCCCGTGGCCGGAGCTGGCGGGCATCGCACGCATCGCCCTGGCCGGAGCCCTGATGGGCGCAGCCCTCGCCGTCGTCTCAACCGTTCTCCGGTACGACACATGGGTAAATGCCGCCGTGAGTTCCGTCGCGGGCACTGTCGTCGGCGCGCTCGCCTATGCAGCGGCGGCGAGAACACTGGGCGTCCCAGAGTTTGAGGAGGTCGTTGGCCGCCTTACGGCGCGGCTTCGCCGCCCGCACGCGGCGTGA
- a CDS encoding glycosyl hydrolase-related protein has protein sequence MERTVYVVPHTHWDREWYQPHELFRWRLVQMVDELIDHMERDPAFRCFNLDGQSIVIADYLELRPENEGRLRALIEAGRIVIGPWWVQPDEFLPSAESHIRSFQRGIRFAERMGGCLRVGHCADQFGHIAQMPQIMRQLGLTSACLWRGVPDSVPGWSFWWEAPDGTRIPVLYLRNSYSSGWRLPEQVDDFLERVRRQERDLREGLPALLMNGTDHSRMEPHVPEVLAAAEGRGYRFVLATLADYERAVLDAGIDAVVLRGELRSPDRSNVLVGVLSSRMYLKQRDFEVTRALERYAEPLELLARLHGGPDGSPALRHAWRLELENTPHDSICGCSVDQVHREMLPRYDRAEQLAVEVAREAAGHLLRRIEVPPQGGLGVWRPVAGAPCIIEADVPAAWAQFDALRLPGGTEVPFALEPAGGGDVLLHEQVSPRGALRHLDFLREQRYDVHAIEAMAWELDARHLRVTTTVGPDITVVDEAEVREAVRRIAGEGLADTAEVIVRTSPRARLSAVLPSAAAAGLELAVPVNSAIPRPRRTPSARRLRNDRFDLRLYGARLAVHDRETDMVLDPACIVVSEGDRGDEYNADILDDAVEEPAAVTLAGTISTPAWQELRYTLTFDLPARLGRGRKRRSRRERVLQPIDVAVRLWHGLPLVELRLTVENRARDHRLRALVPLPFEPEYAVTDNHFHVAVRGLAPAPWNGVSAELPPTTFPQKTFAAAEGSGLGVAVFNRGQPEGEFVKWNGRKALALTLLRCVGWLSRPDLRTRRGGAGPTVATFDSQCPGRHSFAFAIAPYTGGWHTAGIDRLARAWAFPSIGWATNGHEGPLPPYLPLVGISGDATLSAAHRSEETGQPIVRVYGGPAAGPVTLEAPALAGWQAARVDLLERNPTELNGRDGRWQLDLRPWEIATIAFQEG, from the coding sequence ATGGAACGCACCGTCTACGTCGTCCCGCATACCCACTGGGACCGGGAGTGGTATCAGCCTCACGAGCTCTTTCGCTGGCGACTGGTCCAGATGGTCGACGAGCTTATCGACCACATGGAGCGGGACCCCGCGTTCCGCTGCTTCAACCTCGACGGCCAAAGCATCGTCATCGCCGACTACCTTGAGCTGCGACCCGAGAACGAGGGGCGGTTGCGCGCACTTATCGAGGCTGGCCGCATCGTCATCGGCCCGTGGTGGGTCCAGCCGGATGAGTTTCTCCCCTCAGCCGAGTCGCATATCCGCAGCTTCCAGCGCGGCATCCGCTTCGCTGAGCGGATGGGCGGCTGTCTCCGCGTCGGCCACTGTGCAGACCAGTTTGGACATATCGCCCAGATGCCGCAGATCATGCGGCAGCTCGGCCTCACCAGCGCCTGCCTCTGGCGGGGGGTGCCCGATAGCGTGCCGGGGTGGAGCTTCTGGTGGGAAGCACCGGATGGAACTCGCATCCCGGTTCTGTACCTCCGTAACAGCTACTCCAGCGGCTGGCGGCTGCCTGAACAGGTCGACGACTTTCTCGAGCGGGTTCGGCGGCAGGAGCGCGACCTCCGCGAGGGGCTGCCAGCCCTCCTGATGAACGGCACCGACCATTCCCGGATGGAGCCGCACGTCCCGGAGGTGCTGGCCGCTGCGGAGGGCCGCGGCTACCGTTTCGTCCTGGCGACCCTCGCCGATTATGAGCGTGCCGTGCTCGACGCCGGGATCGACGCCGTGGTGCTTCGCGGCGAACTTCGCTCGCCCGACCGTTCGAATGTCCTGGTCGGTGTGCTCTCCTCACGAATGTACTTGAAGCAGCGCGATTTCGAGGTGACGCGCGCCCTCGAGCGGTATGCCGAACCGCTCGAGCTGCTCGCCCGGCTCCATGGGGGTCCCGACGGCAGTCCTGCATTGCGGCACGCGTGGCGGCTGGAGCTCGAAAACACGCCCCACGACTCGATTTGCGGCTGCAGTGTGGACCAGGTCCACCGCGAGATGCTGCCCCGGTACGACCGGGCGGAGCAGCTCGCGGTGGAGGTCGCCCGCGAGGCTGCCGGGCACCTCCTGCGCCGAATCGAGGTCCCGCCGCAGGGCGGCCTCGGCGTATGGCGGCCGGTCGCGGGCGCCCCGTGCATCATCGAGGCGGACGTCCCTGCGGCGTGGGCCCAGTTCGATGCCCTGCGCCTCCCCGGCGGCACCGAGGTGCCCTTCGCGCTCGAACCCGCCGGCGGCGGAGACGTCCTTTTGCATGAGCAGGTAAGCCCGCGCGGGGCTCTGCGCCACCTGGACTTCCTCCGCGAGCAGCGGTACGACGTCCACGCGATCGAAGCCATGGCGTGGGAGCTCGATGCCCGCCACCTGCGCGTGACAACGACCGTCGGGCCGGACATCACCGTCGTTGATGAGGCGGAGGTGCGCGAGGCGGTTCGCCGGATTGCGGGCGAAGGGCTGGCCGACACCGCCGAGGTGATCGTTCGCACGAGCCCGCGCGCGCGACTTTCTGCAGTCCTCCCATCCGCTGCGGCGGCAGGGCTGGAGCTGGCGGTTCCCGTCAATTCGGCGATTCCCCGGCCGCGCAGAACGCCCTCGGCCCGGCGGCTCCGGAACGACCGGTTCGACCTCCGCCTGTACGGCGCGCGCCTGGCGGTGCACGACCGCGAAACCGACATGGTGCTCGACCCGGCGTGCATCGTTGTTTCCGAGGGGGACCGGGGAGATGAATACAACGCGGACATCCTCGACGACGCCGTTGAGGAGCCGGCAGCGGTAACGCTCGCGGGAACTATCAGCACCCCTGCCTGGCAGGAGCTCCGCTACACGCTCACGTTCGACCTGCCAGCGCGGCTGGGCCGGGGACGGAAGCGGCGTTCGCGCCGGGAGCGGGTCCTCCAGCCAATTGACGTTGCGGTCCGCCTCTGGCACGGCCTGCCCCTGGTGGAGCTCCGGCTCACGGTCGAGAACCGGGCTCGAGACCACCGCCTGCGTGCGCTGGTCCCTTTGCCGTTCGAGCCGGAGTACGCGGTCACCGACAACCACTTCCACGTCGCCGTTCGCGGCCTCGCGCCGGCGCCTTGGAACGGCGTGAGCGCGGAATTGCCGCCTACCACCTTTCCCCAGAAAACGTTCGCTGCCGCCGAGGGGAGCGGGCTCGGTGTGGCGGTGTTCAACCGCGGCCAGCCGGAGGGAGAATTCGTCAAGTGGAACGGCAGGAAAGCCCTCGCCCTGACCCTCTTGCGGTGCGTGGGTTGGTTGTCGCGGCCGGACCTCCGGACCCGGAGGGGCGGCGCCGGCCCAACGGTTGCTACGTTCGACAGCCAGTGCCCCGGGCGGCACTCCTTTGCGTTCGCAATTGCCCCGTACACAGGCGGATGGCACACCGCGGGTATTGACCGGCTCGCCCGCGCCTGGGCATTTCCCTCCATCGGCTGGGCCACCAACGGCCATGAGGGACCCCTGCCGCCATACCTCCCGCTTGTCGGCATCTCTGGCGATGCAACGCTCAGCGCAGCCCACCGCAGCGAGGAGACCGGCCAGCCCATCGTCCGGGTCTACGGCGGGCCGGCGGCAGGACCCGTGACCCTGGAGGCGCCAGCCCTCGCGGGGTGGCAGGCGGCACGGGTCGACCTGCTCGAACGGAACCCAACAGAGCTGAATGGACGAGACGGCCGCTGGCAGCTCGACCTTCGTCCGTGGGAGATTGCGACCATCGCTTTCCAGGAGGGCTGA